One window of the Conexibacter sp. SYSU D00693 genome contains the following:
- a CDS encoding MlaD family protein has product MTVSQARRKLVVLAAFLAVCVAVFAYLFTIAGAKLPFSGEDYTVRTVVPDPFQLVPNGDVRLAGVKVGTVERITPRGGAGVVEIAVDPDYAPIHRDARVRVRTKTLVGENYLDLEPGSPRAGDLPDGGTLPLDQADEAVQLDKILSSFDRRTRAEVRRNLDGLGTALRGRGEDANALFGALNPTVEQGATVMGVLRRQRAAFARVVQRTGQVLDVFGQRTEAVRALATQARRAAQAASSRDRELGETIDALPATLRQARTTSGDLARFSRRATPVLGDLRRATTDLEPVVRDLGPAAVDARRLFARLPRFIDRANPLLDALAPFADRTRTAVPRLDGALRELNPLVGHLAPYSKELGAFFAAVGSTTAAKDGVSNYLRVQQVYSPTSLAAQTPELQAALKALTSAGALAPFVGEGRNAYPRPGAITRPRDFTGEVPVLSRQPRR; this is encoded by the coding sequence ATGACCGTCAGCCAGGCGCGCCGCAAGCTCGTCGTCCTCGCCGCCTTCCTGGCGGTGTGCGTCGCGGTGTTCGCCTACCTCTTCACCATCGCCGGCGCGAAGCTCCCGTTCAGCGGCGAGGACTACACGGTGCGCACGGTCGTCCCCGACCCGTTCCAGCTCGTGCCCAACGGCGACGTGCGCCTGGCCGGCGTCAAGGTCGGCACCGTCGAGCGGATCACGCCCCGGGGCGGCGCCGGCGTCGTCGAGATCGCCGTCGACCCGGACTACGCGCCGATCCACCGCGACGCGCGGGTGCGCGTGCGCACGAAGACGCTGGTCGGCGAGAACTACCTCGACCTCGAACCCGGCAGCCCGCGCGCCGGGGACCTGCCCGACGGCGGGACCCTCCCGCTGGACCAGGCCGACGAGGCGGTGCAGCTCGACAAGATCCTCTCGAGCTTCGACCGGCGCACCCGCGCGGAGGTGCGCCGCAACCTCGACGGCCTGGGCACCGCGCTGCGCGGCCGCGGCGAGGACGCCAACGCGCTGTTCGGCGCCCTGAACCCGACCGTCGAGCAGGGCGCCACCGTCATGGGCGTCCTGCGCCGGCAGCGCGCGGCGTTCGCGCGCGTCGTGCAGCGCACGGGCCAGGTGCTCGACGTCTTCGGGCAGCGCACCGAGGCCGTGCGGGCGCTCGCCACCCAGGCGCGGCGCGCGGCGCAGGCGGCGTCCTCGCGCGACCGCGAGCTGGGCGAGACGATCGACGCGCTGCCCGCGACGCTGCGCCAGGCGCGCACGACGTCGGGCGACCTCGCCCGCTTCTCGCGCCGCGCGACGCCCGTGCTGGGCGACCTGCGCCGCGCGACGACCGACCTCGAGCCCGTGGTGCGCGACCTCGGCCCGGCCGCCGTCGACGCCCGCCGGCTCTTCGCCCGGCTGCCGCGCTTCATCGACCGCGCCAACCCGCTGCTCGACGCCCTCGCGCCGTTCGCGGACCGCACCCGCACCGCCGTGCCGCGCCTCGACGGCGCGCTGCGCGAGCTCAACCCGCTCGTGGGCCACCTCGCGCCCTACAGCAAGGAGCTCGGCGCGTTCTTCGCCGCCGTCGGCTCGACCACCGCGGCCAAGGACGGCGTGAGCAACTACCTGCGCGTGCAGCAGGTCTACAGCCCGACGTCGCTCGCGGCCCAGACGCCCGAGCTCCAGGCGGCGCTCAAGGCGCTGACGTCGGCGGGCGCGCTGGCGCCGTTCGTGGGCGAGGGCCGCAACGCGTACCCCCGGCCCGGCGCGATCACGCGGCCGCGCGACTTCACCGGCGAGGTGCCGGTGCTGTCGCGCCAGCCGCGCCGCTAG
- a CDS encoding molybdopterin-dependent oxidoreductase, whose amino-acid sequence MSEQLVTCPICEVACGVKVTVEGDRVTGVRGDPDAPTRGFICPKGAALQGLHHDPDRLRAPLVRRGGTLVEVSWDEAFAELEARLGPVVRESGPNAVAFHLGNPLAHDYGMWTYGWAALRLLGAQQVYTTATVDHMPMMTAAGLMFGARDTASFTIPTPDVDRCSLLVLVGCNPLVSNATGITAPRGRLQRIQERGGRIVVVDPVRTRTADAADEHVAIRPGADAALLAAMVQTVFAEGLEDLSRLGPHLHGVDALRAAVAPFTPEAVAARCGIPAADVRRLAREVATAESAALYGRVGAMTQAFGSLTCWLTYALAAVTGNLDRPGGMLFPKAAAATHNTRGTPGHGPAAPMDRWRTPSGRHPEVLGELPVAALADELLAPGTPIRALVTMAANGARSTPDSARYEAALEAVEVLVCVDPYLNETTRHADVVLPPPSPLERDHHDVFFEQLTSRNHVRWTPAALPPAPGTPTEHDLLLELVAVLAGLGVVDRATLEDLLLSALVHDVVDEPGSVLGHRDPQDLLDALGPGRGPQRGLDLLLRAGPYGDRFGERPEGLTLARLQRHPHGIDLGPLQPRLPEVLRTPTGKVELAPPRLVADLDRLRDDLAADRPLVVVGRRQIRSNNSWLHNVPSLMRGRERCTLQVHPDDAGARGLEDGGLCELRSAAGAVRATVEVTDAVRPGVVSLPHGWGHDGPGLRLSVATEHPGANLNAITGPGGLDVPSGNAALSGVAVEVTPVGASAAQRSPSAG is encoded by the coding sequence GTGAGCGAGCAGCTGGTCACCTGCCCCATCTGCGAGGTCGCCTGCGGCGTCAAGGTGACCGTCGAGGGCGACCGCGTGACGGGCGTGCGCGGCGACCCGGATGCCCCCACCCGCGGCTTCATCTGCCCGAAGGGCGCCGCGCTGCAGGGCCTGCACCACGACCCCGACCGCCTGCGCGCCCCGCTCGTGCGCCGCGGCGGCACGCTGGTCGAGGTCTCCTGGGACGAGGCGTTCGCGGAGCTCGAGGCGCGGCTGGGCCCGGTGGTCCGCGAGAGCGGGCCCAACGCGGTCGCCTTCCACCTCGGCAACCCGCTCGCGCACGACTACGGCATGTGGACCTACGGCTGGGCGGCGTTGCGGCTGCTCGGCGCCCAGCAGGTCTACACGACCGCCACCGTCGACCACATGCCGATGATGACCGCCGCCGGGCTCATGTTCGGCGCGCGCGACACGGCCTCGTTCACGATCCCGACGCCGGACGTCGACCGCTGCTCGCTGCTCGTGCTGGTCGGGTGCAACCCGCTCGTGTCCAACGCCACGGGCATCACCGCACCCCGCGGGCGGCTGCAGCGCATCCAGGAGCGCGGGGGCCGGATCGTGGTCGTCGACCCGGTGCGCACGCGCACCGCCGACGCCGCCGACGAGCACGTCGCGATCCGCCCGGGTGCGGACGCGGCGCTGCTGGCGGCGATGGTGCAGACGGTGTTCGCCGAGGGGCTCGAGGACCTCTCGCGGCTCGGCCCCCACCTGCACGGCGTCGACGCGCTGCGCGCCGCCGTCGCGCCCTTCACGCCGGAGGCGGTCGCCGCGCGCTGCGGGATCCCCGCCGCCGACGTCCGGCGCCTGGCCCGCGAGGTGGCGACCGCCGAGTCGGCCGCCCTCTACGGCCGGGTCGGCGCGATGACGCAGGCCTTCGGCTCGCTGACCTGCTGGCTGACCTACGCGCTGGCCGCGGTCACCGGCAACCTCGACCGCCCGGGCGGCATGCTCTTCCCGAAGGCCGCGGCGGCGACGCACAACACGCGCGGCACGCCGGGGCACGGGCCGGCCGCACCGATGGACCGGTGGCGCACGCCCTCGGGACGCCACCCGGAGGTGCTGGGCGAGCTGCCGGTCGCGGCGCTGGCCGACGAGCTGCTCGCGCCCGGCACGCCGATCCGGGCGCTGGTCACCATGGCCGCCAACGGCGCGCGCTCGACGCCGGACAGCGCGAGGTACGAGGCGGCCCTCGAGGCGGTCGAGGTCCTCGTCTGCGTCGACCCGTACCTCAACGAGACGACGCGCCACGCCGACGTCGTGCTGCCGCCGCCCTCGCCGCTCGAGCGCGACCACCACGACGTCTTCTTCGAGCAGCTCACGAGCCGCAACCACGTGCGCTGGACCCCGGCAGCCCTGCCGCCGGCGCCGGGGACGCCGACCGAGCACGACCTGCTGCTCGAGCTCGTCGCGGTGCTGGCGGGGCTGGGGGTCGTCGACCGCGCGACGCTCGAGGACCTCCTGCTCTCGGCGCTCGTCCACGACGTGGTCGACGAGCCCGGCAGCGTGCTGGGCCACCGCGACCCGCAGGACCTCCTCGACGCGCTCGGCCCGGGTCGCGGTCCCCAGCGCGGGCTCGACCTCCTCCTGCGCGCCGGCCCCTACGGCGACCGCTTCGGCGAGCGCCCGGAGGGCCTGACGCTCGCCAGGCTGCAGCGCCACCCGCACGGCATCGACCTCGGCCCGCTGCAGCCGCGGCTGCCCGAGGTCCTGCGCACGCCGACCGGCAAGGTCGAGCTCGCGCCGCCCCGCCTCGTCGCCGACCTCGACCGCCTGCGGGACGACCTGGCCGCCGACCGGCCACTCGTCGTCGTCGGCCGCCGGCAGATCCGGTCGAACAACTCGTGGCTGCACAACGTCCCGTCGCTCATGCGCGGGCGCGAGCGCTGCACGCTGCAGGTCCACCCCGACGACGCGGGCGCGCGCGGGCTCGAGGACGGCGGGCTGTGCGAGCTGCGCTCCGCCGCCGGCGCGGTCCGGGCGACCGTCGAGGTCACCGACGCGGTGCGACCCGGCGTGGTCTCCCTCCCCCACGGCTGGGGCCACGACGGCCCCGGCCTGCGTCTCTCCGTCGCCACGGAGCACCCCGGCGCGAACCTCAACGCGATCACCGGGCCGGGCGGCCTCGACGTGCCGTCGGGCAACGCGGCGCTCAGCGGCGTCGCGGTCGAGGTGACGCCCGTCGGGGCGTCGGCGGCGCAGCGCAGCCCGAGCGCGGGCTGA
- a CDS encoding DUF3037 domain-containing protein produces the protein MPGGAEAFQYAVWRVVPSLPRGERVNVGVVLFCRRARFLDAIVDVDEARVRAIAPDLDLDAVRAHLEGLVRVARGEPDAGPVAAMEPSDRFGYLTAPASTVVQPGEVHVGLCTDPASDLRRLADELVR, from the coding sequence GTGCCCGGCGGCGCTGAGGCCTTCCAGTACGCCGTCTGGCGGGTCGTCCCGTCGCTGCCCCGCGGGGAGCGGGTCAACGTCGGCGTCGTGCTCTTCTGCCGCCGCGCGCGCTTCCTCGACGCGATCGTCGACGTCGACGAGGCGCGGGTGCGGGCCATCGCCCCCGACCTCGACCTCGACGCGGTCCGCGCGCACCTCGAGGGGCTCGTGCGGGTCGCGCGGGGCGAGCCCGACGCCGGACCGGTCGCCGCGATGGAGCCGTCGGACCGCTTCGGCTACCTCACCGCGCCCGCGTCGACCGTCGTGCAGCCCGGAGAGGTGCACGTCGGGCTCTGCACGGACCCGGCGTCAGACCTCCGCCGGCTGGCCGACGAGCTGGTCCGCTGA
- a CDS encoding bile acid:sodium symporter family protein, with product MEGSVITDVLLPAALAVIMVVLGLSLTLDDFRRIFTVPKGVAIGLANLLVIAPGLAFLVAEVFGLDPVLAVGLVLLGASPGGTMANLLTHLARGDTALSVSMTAISSASAAITVPLYLELATDRFDATALAEDPEMLSIVARVFAITVLPLALGMWLRSRDPEKAMAREPQAKRTAFGIFLLVVVGAVASEAETVLDEFTAVAGACLALNVLAMSVSYATARVARLDGRQSTAISLELGLHNSTLAIAVAGTIDSDLAIPAAVYSAFMFITAGLFARVMARRNAEEPPPQSADQLVGQPAEV from the coding sequence GTGGAGGGGTCCGTGATCACCGACGTCCTGCTGCCGGCAGCCCTGGCGGTGATCATGGTCGTCCTCGGGCTGTCCCTGACGCTCGACGACTTCCGGCGGATCTTCACGGTCCCCAAGGGCGTCGCCATCGGCCTCGCCAACCTCCTGGTCATCGCGCCCGGGCTCGCCTTCCTCGTCGCCGAGGTCTTCGGCCTCGACCCGGTGCTGGCGGTCGGCCTGGTGCTCCTCGGCGCGTCCCCCGGCGGGACGATGGCCAACCTCCTCACGCACCTCGCGCGCGGCGACACCGCGCTGTCGGTGTCCATGACGGCGATCTCCAGCGCGAGCGCCGCCATCACCGTCCCGCTCTACCTCGAGCTCGCCACGGACCGCTTCGACGCGACCGCGCTGGCCGAGGACCCGGAGATGCTCAGCATCGTCGCGCGGGTCTTCGCCATCACGGTCCTCCCGCTCGCGCTGGGCATGTGGCTGCGCAGCCGCGACCCGGAGAAGGCGATGGCGCGCGAGCCACAGGCCAAGAGGACGGCGTTCGGCATCTTCCTGCTGGTGGTCGTCGGCGCGGTGGCCAGCGAGGCCGAGACGGTGCTCGACGAGTTCACCGCCGTGGCGGGCGCGTGCCTCGCGCTCAACGTCCTGGCGATGAGCGTCTCCTACGCCACGGCCCGCGTCGCGCGCCTCGACGGCCGCCAGTCCACGGCGATCTCGCTCGAGCTGGGCCTGCACAACTCGACGCTCGCCATCGCCGTGGCGGGGACGATCGACTCCGACCTCGCCATCCCGGCCGCGGTCTACAGCGCCTTCATGTTCATCACCGCCGGGCTGTTCGCCCGCGTGATGGCCCGCCGCAACGCCGAGGAGCCGCCGCCGCAGTCAGCGGACCAGCTCGTCGGCCAGCCGGCGGAGGTCTGA
- a CDS encoding MlaD family protein, which yields MTRAADPRRRLAGRFALVPGQHRPHRVRDGAIFLAVVGFLLVAGFGRGIPFWPDGRATVTADFAQAVSLREGAPVRVAGVDVGTVDGVDLGPGGRGARVTMKLDDDQEVDVRRDARAHLFWRTLLGRNMYVQLDPGTAGAPALGDDVLPASRTTAQVEVDQVLHPLDDGGRRALQVTTREFERGFAQPSAVQDTIDALPSASDSLAGGVSALRGSATGDLTRLVRSTSRALRALAADDDALAGTVEGAEVVLGVTAARRADLAGVLDRAPAAERRTITTMARLRGTLGRLDPLAAQLRPGARRLDDAVGAVRPALDVADPLLRRARPLLSRLRPAVADLGRAGTVGVPLFDALDPTLDRSLDRLLPWLQERDDETKLRNLEAIGPWFSGADAIASRFDANGYVLRMQPGASLQSIDSLPCQLYLTDPTAPQLARCSALKQALGAVLGGGRRR from the coding sequence ATGACGCGCGCCGCAGACCCGCGGCGGCGGCTGGCCGGCCGCTTCGCCCTCGTGCCCGGCCAGCACCGCCCGCACCGGGTGCGCGACGGCGCGATCTTCCTCGCCGTCGTGGGCTTCCTGCTCGTGGCGGGCTTCGGCCGCGGCATCCCGTTCTGGCCCGACGGTCGCGCCACCGTGACGGCGGACTTCGCCCAGGCCGTGAGCCTGCGCGAGGGCGCGCCGGTCCGCGTGGCCGGCGTCGACGTCGGCACGGTCGACGGCGTCGACCTGGGACCGGGGGGTCGCGGCGCGCGCGTGACGATGAAGCTCGACGACGACCAGGAGGTCGACGTCCGCCGCGACGCCCGCGCCCACCTCTTCTGGCGCACGCTGCTGGGACGCAACATGTACGTCCAGCTCGACCCCGGGACGGCCGGCGCGCCCGCGCTGGGCGACGACGTCCTGCCGGCGTCGCGCACGACGGCCCAGGTCGAGGTCGACCAGGTGCTGCACCCGCTCGACGACGGCGGCCGGCGCGCGCTGCAGGTGACCACGCGCGAGTTCGAGCGCGGGTTCGCCCAGCCCTCGGCCGTGCAGGACACCATCGACGCGCTGCCCTCGGCGAGCGACTCGCTGGCCGGCGGCGTGTCGGCGCTGCGCGGCAGCGCGACCGGCGACCTCACCCGCCTCGTGCGCAGCACGAGCCGCGCGCTCCGCGCGCTGGCCGCCGACGACGACGCGCTGGCGGGCACGGTCGAAGGAGCGGAGGTCGTCCTCGGCGTCACCGCCGCCCGGCGCGCCGACCTCGCCGGCGTGCTCGACCGCGCGCCGGCAGCCGAGCGGCGCACGATCACGACCATGGCCCGGCTGCGCGGGACGCTCGGGCGCCTCGACCCGCTGGCCGCGCAGCTGCGCCCGGGGGCTCGCCGGCTCGACGACGCGGTCGGCGCGGTGCGCCCGGCGCTGGACGTGGCCGACCCGCTGCTGCGCCGCGCCCGACCGCTGCTGTCGCGCCTGCGGCCCGCTGTCGCGGACCTCGGGCGCGCGGGCACCGTCGGCGTCCCGCTGTTCGACGCGCTGGACCCCACGCTCGACCGCTCGCTGGACCGCCTGCTGCCCTGGCTGCAGGAGCGCGACGACGAGACGAAGCTGCGCAACCTCGAGGCCATCGGCCCCTGGTTCAGCGGGGCCGACGCGATCGCCAGCCGCTTCGACGCCAACGGCTACGTGCTGCGCATGCAGCCCGGCGCGAGCCTGCAGTCGATCGACTCGCTGCCCTGCCAGCTGTACCTGACCGACCCGACCGCGCCGCAGCTCGCGCGCTGCTCGGCGCTCAAGCAGGCGCTCGGCGCCGTGCTCGGAGGGGGCCGCCGCCGATGA
- a CDS encoding HipA family kinase: protein MRTVRATRYVAPLREGGSMPALVEADDDGLYVVKLRGAGQGRLALVAEVLAGELARALDLPVPELVVADVDTELARAEPDPEIQELVQASGGTNAGLDFLPGALPYAPSTGRPPGPDLAAAVVWFDCLVENVDRTPRNPNLLMWHGRLWLIDHGAALFRQHAGLDHADPAAPLPMAAQHVLLDAAGPLPDAAQRLAPKVDEPLLRAIVDAIPPDWFAGDPPEAYVEHLLARVAASDAWTAHAEEHRARRR from the coding sequence CTGAGGACGGTCCGCGCCACGAGGTACGTCGCACCCCTGCGCGAGGGCGGGTCGATGCCCGCGCTCGTCGAGGCCGACGACGACGGCCTCTACGTCGTCAAGCTCCGCGGCGCGGGGCAGGGACGGCTGGCGCTCGTGGCCGAGGTCCTCGCCGGCGAGCTGGCCCGCGCGCTCGACCTCCCGGTGCCCGAGCTCGTCGTCGCCGACGTCGACACGGAGCTCGCCCGGGCCGAGCCCGACCCGGAGATCCAGGAGCTCGTCCAGGCCAGCGGCGGGACGAACGCCGGGCTGGACTTCCTGCCCGGCGCGCTGCCGTACGCGCCGTCGACCGGCCGCCCGCCCGGCCCGGACCTCGCCGCGGCGGTCGTGTGGTTCGACTGCCTCGTGGAGAACGTCGACCGCACGCCGCGCAACCCCAACCTCCTGATGTGGCACGGCCGGCTGTGGCTCATCGACCACGGCGCCGCGCTCTTCCGCCAGCACGCCGGGCTGGACCACGCCGACCCGGCCGCGCCGCTGCCGATGGCCGCCCAGCACGTCCTGCTCGACGCCGCCGGCCCGCTGCCCGACGCGGCGCAGCGCCTCGCGCCCAAGGTCGACGAGCCGCTGCTGCGCGCGATCGTCGACGCCATCCCGCCGGACTGGTTCGCCGGCGACCCGCCGGAGGCCTACGTCGAGCACCTGCTCGCCCGCGTCGCCGCGTCGGACGCCTGGACCGCCCACGCCGAGGAGCACCGTGCCCGGCGGCGCTGA
- a CDS encoding MarR family transcriptional regulator — translation MDPGSLARELDEHLRDLQRVLRREAVYGLSVTAASVLARVAHDGPLRVTELAVAEEVAQPTMTALVGRLEQRGLVAREPDPADGRAVLVSITREGGERLAVVREAREHALARRLDRLDGEERAALTAALPALGHLSQPA, via the coding sequence GTGGATCCCGGAAGCCTGGCCCGTGAGCTCGACGAGCACCTGCGCGACCTGCAGCGCGTCCTGCGCCGCGAGGCCGTCTACGGGCTGAGCGTCACCGCCGCCTCCGTCCTCGCTCGCGTCGCGCACGACGGTCCGCTGCGGGTGACCGAGCTCGCCGTTGCCGAGGAGGTCGCCCAGCCGACGATGACCGCCCTGGTCGGCCGGCTCGAGCAGCGTGGCCTCGTCGCCCGGGAGCCCGACCCGGCCGACGGGCGCGCCGTCCTCGTCTCCATCACCCGCGAGGGCGGTGAGCGGCTCGCCGTGGTCCGCGAGGCGCGCGAGCACGCGCTGGCCCGCCGCCTCGACCGCCTCGACGGCGAGGAGCGCGCGGCGCTGACCGCCGCCCTCCCCGCCCTCGGGCACCTGTCCCAGCCCGCCTAG
- a CDS encoding MlaD family protein: MRLNVDRIRLEVGRARRPFGWLLWLALCAVIASWVVFRNQTFERPWEDYEQVRVAVADAKGVQAGRHQVRIAGVVVGVVKRTELVDGRAVLTLSVEREHAPLYRDARFRVRPQTPLQDMYVAIERRGTPRAGRLGPDEVVPAEQTVSPVDISRVLNTFDAPTRTRLATVLDGLREGLDRDGGDQLRAAFVQLGPFLHAADRLTHVLQRRRTETRELVHSMGGVTRALAVRDRQLRRLVRGGSATLGTLAERDAPLSATIAQLPPLLRTLDGSFARVQAAQDELDPALTALQPAARAMDDGLEALQRFGGEATPAFRALDPAVRELRPLVGDLAPTARSLALGLDRLRPQAPAFDRITRKLEGCLYPLQKFLHWGLSVFKFGDATAAYSRSTSSIGLDSAGGAVKDSGNRHEPDCAEGSG, encoded by the coding sequence ATGAGGCTCAACGTCGACCGGATCCGCCTCGAGGTGGGCCGCGCCCGCCGGCCGTTCGGCTGGCTGCTGTGGCTCGCGCTGTGCGCGGTGATCGCCTCGTGGGTCGTCTTCCGCAACCAGACGTTCGAGCGCCCGTGGGAGGACTACGAGCAGGTGCGCGTGGCGGTGGCCGACGCCAAGGGCGTGCAGGCCGGCCGCCACCAGGTGCGGATCGCCGGCGTCGTGGTCGGCGTCGTCAAGCGCACCGAGCTCGTCGACGGCCGCGCCGTGCTGACGCTCTCGGTGGAGCGCGAGCACGCGCCGCTGTACCGCGACGCGCGCTTCCGCGTGCGCCCGCAGACGCCGCTGCAGGACATGTACGTCGCCATCGAGCGCCGCGGCACACCGCGGGCCGGCCGGCTCGGGCCCGACGAGGTCGTCCCGGCCGAGCAGACCGTCTCGCCGGTCGACATCTCCCGCGTGCTGAACACCTTCGACGCGCCGACGCGCACCCGGCTGGCGACGGTCCTCGACGGGCTGCGCGAGGGCCTGGACCGCGACGGCGGCGACCAGCTGCGCGCGGCGTTCGTCCAGCTCGGGCCGTTCCTGCACGCGGCCGACCGCCTGACCCACGTCCTCCAGCGCCGGCGCACCGAGACACGCGAGCTCGTGCACAGCATGGGCGGCGTCACGCGGGCCCTGGCGGTGCGCGACCGCCAGCTGCGCCGCCTCGTGCGGGGCGGCAGCGCGACGCTCGGCACGCTGGCCGAGCGCGACGCCCCCCTGAGCGCGACGATCGCCCAGCTGCCGCCGCTGCTGCGGACGCTCGACGGCTCCTTCGCCCGGGTCCAGGCCGCGCAGGACGAGCTCGACCCCGCGCTCACGGCGCTGCAGCCCGCGGCGCGCGCGATGGACGACGGGCTCGAGGCGCTGCAGCGGTTCGGCGGCGAGGCGACGCCCGCCTTCCGCGCGCTGGACCCGGCGGTCCGCGAGCTGCGCCCGCTCGTCGGCGACCTCGCGCCCACCGCGCGGTCCCTCGCGCTCGGGCTGGACCGCCTGCGACCGCAGGCCCCGGCGTTCGACCGCATCACGCGCAAGCTCGAGGGCTGCCTGTACCCGCTGCAGAAGTTCCTCCACTGGGGCCTCTCGGTGTTCAAGTTCGGCGACGCGACGGCCGCCTACTCGCGGTCGACCTCGTCGATCGGCCTGGACAGCGCCGGCGGCGCCGTGAAGGACTCCGGCAACCGCCATGAGCCCGACTGCGCGGAGGGATCCGGATGA
- a CDS encoding RNA methyltransferase — protein sequence MARPASSARDPRVVDAAALLRDADARAAAQAVALDGDELLGAALDEGLLPDWVLCAPGHAARAPWRDRLPPGVPVDDAAADALRALAALGQPPRVVARVRLPPPPPLDELPPRALVLAGVRDEGNVGSIVRTGAAFGVPRVLLTGGDPFARRALRASLGAALRPGLVRTGASLADLAALTGRPPLAAAVPRGGVAPGELPEGAVVVLGAERDGLAGDDLARCDLTVSIPAAGFESLNVSAAAAILVAVLARR from the coding sequence GTGGCCCGGCCGGCGTCCAGCGCGCGCGACCCGCGGGTCGTCGACGCCGCGGCGCTGCTGCGCGACGCGGACGCGCGGGCGGCCGCGCAGGCCGTCGCGCTCGACGGCGACGAGCTGCTGGGCGCGGCGCTGGACGAGGGGCTGCTGCCCGACTGGGTCCTCTGCGCGCCCGGCCACGCGGCGCGCGCGCCGTGGCGCGACCGGCTGCCGCCGGGCGTCCCGGTCGACGACGCCGCCGCCGACGCCCTGCGGGCCCTCGCCGCGCTCGGCCAGCCGCCGCGCGTCGTCGCGCGCGTGCGCCTGCCCCCGCCCCCGCCGCTCGACGAGCTGCCGCCCCGCGCGCTCGTCCTCGCGGGGGTGCGCGACGAGGGCAACGTCGGGTCGATCGTGCGCACGGGCGCGGCGTTCGGGGTCCCCCGGGTGCTGCTCACCGGCGGCGACCCCTTCGCGCGCCGGGCGCTGCGCGCGTCGCTGGGTGCGGCGCTGCGGCCCGGCCTCGTGCGCACCGGCGCCTCGCTCGCGGACCTCGCGGCCCTCACCGGCCGCCCGCCGCTGGCGGCCGCCGTCCCGCGCGGCGGCGTCGCGCCCGGCGAGCTGCCCGAGGGCGCCGTGGTCGTGCTCGGCGCGGAGCGCGACGGGCTCGCCGGGGACGACCTCGCGCGCTGCGACCTGACGGTCTCGATCCCCGCGGCGGGGTTCGAGTCGCTCAACGTGTCGGCGGCCGCGGCGATCCTCGTCGCGGTGCTCGCCCGCCGCTGA
- a CDS encoding GNAT family N-acetyltransferase translates to MQGLRYTPLVAEHAAHLDELAKDEGTQRFTRVPVPTPPGYGGEHWIPRYERGRAEGTADAFAVFDEAGAFVGVVMAPTIDRAAREAEIGYLVAPPARGRGAATAMLRWMTRWTFDEQDVLRATLIIDAENPASQKVAERCGYVLEGTMRHAHLKQDVRIDAQLWARLASDPEPEG, encoded by the coding sequence ATGCAGGGTCTGCGCTACACGCCACTGGTCGCCGAGCACGCGGCGCACCTCGACGAGCTCGCCAAGGACGAGGGCACCCAGCGCTTCACGCGCGTGCCCGTGCCGACGCCGCCGGGCTACGGCGGTGAGCACTGGATCCCGCGCTACGAGCGCGGCCGGGCCGAGGGCACCGCCGACGCGTTCGCGGTCTTCGACGAGGCCGGGGCGTTCGTCGGCGTGGTCATGGCGCCGACGATCGACCGGGCCGCGCGCGAGGCGGAGATCGGCTACCTCGTCGCCCCGCCGGCCCGCGGTCGCGGCGCCGCGACGGCGATGCTGCGATGGATGACGCGTTGGACCTTCGACGAGCAGGACGTGCTGCGTGCGACGCTCATCATCGACGCCGAGAACCCGGCGTCCCAGAAGGTCGCCGAGCGCTGTGGCTACGTGCTCGAGGGGACCATGCGCCACGCCCACCTCAAGCAGGACGTGCGCATCGACGCCCAGCTGTGGGCGCGGCTGGCGAGCGACCCCGAGCCCGAGGGCTAG
- a CDS encoding cupin domain-containing protein: protein MTGPSAPPDPLAGPLPPPVVARFTAPDGRATVALRAPVWLDGAWWTCLDRSYRAGAGFLAPHRHAHTDEVHMVRDGTVRLVQGVRRRTARPGDVVVVPAGTPHVDPWATADGPATVTTLLGPAAPEWLAFGLHLGRATRAGRLTRRGQPPLPAVMAAVHASGADVLAAGLPAALQQRVTTPALAALGRAMGATA from the coding sequence GTGACCGGGCCATCAGCGCCGCCCGACCCGCTCGCGGGGCCGCTGCCCCCGCCGGTGGTCGCCCGCTTCACCGCCCCTGACGGACGTGCGACCGTCGCCCTGCGCGCGCCCGTCTGGCTCGACGGCGCGTGGTGGACGTGCCTGGACCGCTCCTACCGCGCCGGCGCCGGCTTCCTCGCGCCCCACCGCCACGCGCACACCGACGAGGTGCACATGGTGCGCGACGGGACGGTCCGGCTCGTGCAGGGCGTGCGCCGGCGCACCGCCCGGCCCGGCGACGTCGTGGTCGTCCCGGCCGGCACCCCCCACGTCGACCCGTGGGCGACGGCCGACGGGCCGGCCACGGTGACGACGCTCCTGGGCCCGGCGGCCCCCGAGTGGCTGGCCTTCGGCCTGCACCTCGGCCGCGCCACCCGTGCCGGCCGGCTGACGCGGCGCGGCCAGCCGCCGCTGCCGGCGGTCATGGCCGCCGTCCACGCCAGCGGCGCCGACGTCCTGGCGGCGGGACTGCCGGCGGCGCTGCAGCAGCGGGTCACGACCCCCGCGCTCGCAGCCCTGGGCCGTGCCATGGGAGCGACGGCGTGA